From a region of the Methanolinea sp. genome:
- a CDS encoding 30S ribosomal protein S9, which yields MVKIVNTSGKRKTAIARATFRPGNGTVRINSVPLEVYPNEVVRMKISEPLLLFPSAIDQIDVAIDVNGGGIMGQAEAVRTALARGIIRWHNDPQIKDLFLSYDRTLLVNDSRQKEPKKPHGRGARKKFQKSYR from the coding sequence ATGGTAAAGATAGTCAATACAAGCGGGAAGAGAAAGACGGCGATAGCCCGGGCGACATTCCGGCCGGGCAACGGCACTGTGAGGATCAATTCCGTCCCCCTCGAGGTCTACCCGAATGAGGTGGTCCGGATGAAAATCTCCGAGCCGCTTCTCCTGTTCCCCAGCGCCATCGATCAGATCGATGTGGCGATCGATGTCAACGGCGGGGGTATCATGGGACAGGCCGAGGCTGTCCGCACAGCGCTGGCACGGGGTATCATCAGGTGGCACAACGATCCTCAAATCAAGGATCTCTTCCTGTCCTATGACAGGACCCTCCTGGTCAACGATTCGCGGCAAAAGGAGCCGAAGAAACCCCACGGCCGTGGTGCACGCAAGAAATTCCAAAAGTCTTATCGTTGA
- a CDS encoding 50S ribosomal protein L13, with protein MVTVIDGDGLLLGRVASLVARRALSGEEIAIINAEKVVISGSRAQVLANYDHKRQRGSREGGPFFPRRPDHIVKRTIRGMLPYKRPIGREALSRVKVYVGIPHQLAGFDREIPDEAHMDRLNTPKFLTVGAVSTFLGAKF; from the coding sequence ATGGTAACAGTGATCGATGGTGACGGGCTGCTTCTCGGCAGGGTTGCGAGCCTTGTAGCGAGACGGGCCCTCTCCGGAGAAGAGATCGCGATCATCAACGCTGAAAAGGTTGTAATCTCAGGAAGCCGGGCACAGGTTCTTGCGAACTATGACCATAAACGACAGCGTGGATCCCGCGAGGGAGGGCCATTCTTTCCGAGGCGTCCTGACCATATCGTGAAACGAACCATCCGCGGGATGCTGCCTTACAAGCGTCCAATAGGAAGGGAGGCCCTCTCACGAGTTAAAGTCTACGTTGGGATCCCTCACCAGCTTGCAGGATTCGACCGGGAGATACCCGATGAGGCGCATATGGACCGGCTGAACACCCCGAAGTTCTTAACCGTCGGGGCAGTGAGTACCTTCCTGGGAGCCAAGTTCTAG